The following are encoded in a window of Arthrobacter sp. OAP107 genomic DNA:
- a CDS encoding triose-phosphate isomerase family protein has translation MTQLSQAIKDPGTILVGVSTKMYLGYRDTLRWLDELRQQVDARPALAAGRVVPFVIPSFPMLPAAGEILAGSPLVLGAQNCGWADGPWTGELSPSLLAELGVGLVEIGHAERRRHFGEDDAMIALKVRAADGAGVTPLLCVGEESRGTRNTSTDGTADAGSTVGAEGAARFVSGQIGAAVDGDWDLASRLVIAYEPVWAIGAAEPASAEYVSAVVRYLREQLSDQGLQDLPVIYGGSAKPGLLPALDGVSGLFLGRFAHDAANLGKVLDEALSLPGLASS, from the coding sequence GGTCGGCGTCAGCACCAAGATGTACCTCGGCTACCGGGATACCCTGCGCTGGCTGGATGAACTGCGCCAGCAGGTGGATGCCCGCCCGGCCCTCGCGGCCGGGCGGGTGGTCCCGTTCGTGATTCCGTCTTTCCCGATGCTTCCGGCCGCAGGGGAGATCCTTGCCGGATCGCCGCTGGTCCTGGGCGCCCAGAACTGCGGCTGGGCCGACGGGCCGTGGACGGGCGAACTCTCACCGTCTCTGCTTGCCGAGCTGGGCGTCGGACTCGTGGAAATCGGGCACGCCGAACGGCGGCGGCACTTCGGCGAGGACGACGCCATGATCGCGCTTAAAGTCAGGGCGGCCGACGGCGCCGGCGTCACCCCACTGCTGTGCGTGGGGGAGGAGTCGCGCGGCACGCGGAACACCTCAACTGACGGAACGGCCGACGCCGGCAGTACGGTGGGTGCGGAAGGCGCCGCCCGCTTCGTCTCCGGTCAGATCGGGGCCGCCGTCGATGGCGACTGGGACCTGGCCTCCCGGCTGGTCATCGCGTATGAACCCGTCTGGGCCATCGGCGCAGCCGAGCCCGCCAGCGCGGAGTATGTGTCCGCCGTCGTCCGTTATTTGCGGGAGCAGCTCAGTGACCAGGGGCTACAGGATCTGCCTGTCATTTATGGCGGCTCCGCGAAACCCGGCCTGCTGCCCGCCCTGGACGGTGTGTCGGGGCTGTTCCTCGGCCGGTTCGCGCACGACGCCGCGAACCTCGGAAAAGTGCTGGACGAAGCACTGTCACTGCCGGGCTTGGCCAGCTCCTAG